Genomic window (Flavobacteriales bacterium):
AGAAGCTAACGGCTAGTCTTTAGCTCACGGTCGATCACTTGACCTTTACTCCATGTACGAACGTACTCAAGACCTGACTATCCAGGATCTCACTCTCCTCTACCTGCATGATATCCCTATCCATGATAATGAAATCAGCCACCTTGCCCACTTCAAGGCTCCCTTTCTGTTCTTCTTCGAAATTGCCTATCGCACCCCAGATGGTCATTCCGCGTAAGGCCTGCTCACGGGTCAAGGATTCCTCCATATGCCAACCTTCCTCAGGTTCTCCTTGGGCATTCTTCCTGAATACACTGGCATAGAAGGTCTGTAAGGGGTCCATTCCCTCGATCGGGAAATCCGTACCTAGGAGTACAAGTCCATTCTCACCTAAAAGGGATGCATTGGCATAGGCCCCGTCTACCCGTTCGGCCCCGATACGTTCTTCCACCCAAGGCATGTCACTCATAGCATGCACCGGTTGCACAGAAGGGAGGATATTGTTCCTACCGAACATCGCGATATCGTTTCCAGTGACTACTTGGGCATGCTCTATACGCCAGCGTTTGTCATTGGTCCCTTTCAGCTGGTCCTGATAGACCGAAAGGATGATTTGATTGGCCCGATCACCGATACAATGCGTGTTCATCTGGAACCCATAGAGGTCGCATAGGGCGGCCCATTGCTTGAAGAAGATAGGCTGATGGAGCAAGGCACCCCGGTGCCCTTCTTTGTCATGATAGTCATGTTTCAGTGCAGCCCCTCGGCTACCTAGGGCACCATCCCCATAGAGTTTGACACTCCGCACCGTCAATCGGTCCTCGAGCACTTTGCCCCTTTTCATGAATTCCCTGCCGGCATCATCTGCAAGGAGCATGGCATAGATCCGGATCAGAAGTTCTCCTTCAGCATGCATCTTCTGAATGAGGCGGATGGAGGTGGTATCCAATCCCGCTTCGGCCACCGTAGTGATCCCATATTCGAAACAATCTTCTTGGGCCCGCGACATAGCTCTCTTGAGTAGGTCCTCATCCGGTGCCGGGATGACATCCTTCACCAAATAGGCCGCCTTATCGATCAACATCCCGGTCATCTCCCCCTCATCGTC
Coding sequences:
- a CDS encoding amidohydrolase yields the protein MTIYSSWQFYSYLLLLSIFLSACNYQDTQVDMVVHNAVIYTVDDAFTVAEAMAIDSGRIVAIGPEREIMNKYKGEQMVDAGSRPIYPGFIDSHTHFVEHGLYENQVDLTGTKSWEECVERIQEFASSSPSLWIEGHGWDQNDWEIQQFPAKDALDRLFPDRPVILDRIDKHASLANSKALELALIEGPKRVIGGEIMVDDEGEMTGMLIDKAAYLVKDVIPAPDEDLLKRAMSRAQEDCFEYGITTVAEAGLDTTSIRLIQKMHAEGELLIRIYAMLLADDAGREFMKRGKVLEDRLTVRSVKLYGDGALGSRGAALKHDYHDKEGHRGALLHQPIFFKQWAALCDLYGFQMNTHCIGDRANQIILSVYQDQLKGTNDKRWRIEHAQVVTGNDIAMFGRNNILPSVQPVHAMSDMPWVEERIGAERVDGAYANASLLGENGLVLLGTDFPIEGMDPLQTFYASVFRKNAQGEPEEGWHMEESLTREQALRGMTIWGAIGNFEEEQKGSLEVGKVADFIIMDRDIMQVEESEILDSQVLSTFVHGVKVK